The following is a genomic window from Haloarcula sp. DT43.
AGTACGAGGGGTGGGCGGACCGTCTCGTGATGAATCTACCACACAGCGCCGACGAGTTCCTCGATACCGCCGTCCGCCTGGCCGGTGAGGAGTGCGTTCTTCATTACTACGACATCCAGCACGAGGACGACCTGTTCGGCCCCGGCGAGCGGGCGATTCGGGCGGCCACCGAGCCGACCTACGACGTGACGGTCGAGACGCGCCACACCGTCCGGTCCTACGCCCCGAAAGAGCACAACGTCGTTCTCGACGTTCGGCTGACACGCTAAGACGAGCCGTTCTATTCAGTCGTCGTGGGGATAGTACCAGATGGAGGTGAGCGAGGTCGACGACGTTGACCTCGCGCCGCCAGCGTGGCGACTTCTCCGGGTCGAACAGAACGCCGAGAAGGGGCTCGCCATCGCCGACCGCGGCTTCGTGCCCGCAAGCGGCGAAATCAAGGTCACCGGCACCGGGACCGAACTGCTTAACGACGAGGAAGTCGGACGCTTGTATCTGGGAGGCTAACCCATGTCTACGATACTCGTTCCCGTCGACGCAGACGAGGACCGCGCCCGCGGACAGGCCGCGTTCGTCGCGGAGCTACCGTCCGCCGACACCGACATCAAGGCCGTCATCACGCACGCGCTGACCGGGGAAGAGACGGACGCGCCCGAGGAGATACGCAACGTCGAACGGATTTCGACGGTCCGGCTCGTCCGCGACTACCTCGAAGACAGCGAGGTCGACGTCGAACTGGCCGAAGGGACCCAACCGCCCGCCGACGGCATCGTCTCGCTGGCCGACGAGTTCGACGTCGACCAGATAGTCATGGGGTCCAGAAAGCGGTCGCCGACCGGCAAAGCGGTGTTCGGGAGCGTCTCCCAGCAGGTCCTGCTCGAGGCGGACGATCCGGTCACGGTCGTCGGCGCTCGCGAGGAGTGAGAGCGACTCCCTCGCCGGGTCCGATTCGCAATCCTTATTGCGGTTATGCGTCCAAGAACTGATGTACGCCAGCGCCGCGCCGGTGTAGCTCAGACTGGCAGAGCGAATCCTTCGTAAGGATTAGGCCGAGGGTTCAAATCCCTCCACCGGCTTTCGATTTCTGACACCTCTACGGACCGACGCCGAGTGAACGCGTCTCGGGCTTGCTGTCCGTCCCGGCCGAATCGTACCGTTGTGCGGAACGTACTCACAGAACTGGACCGACTGTCGGGTTTCCTGCTGACGGACGGGGGAACGGTCTAGAACGGGTCTGCGCGCCGCAGTACACGGCGACCGGTCGGAGTGGCGCGTCAGTCAGCTATCGATATCGGTGACAGTCTGACATCGGTATCGACGATTTCCGTATCCGGACTGCCGTCGTACTGGAATCTGACCGAGCGTCGTTCGTCCCCTCGCATGATTGGAACGACTGCGAGCGCTTCGTCGAGTATACAGTGGCCCTCGCCGATGAACTCGACGACGACCTCAGTGTAGACGTCGTCACTGGTCTCGTTTTGTAGCTGGACCTCGAGCACCGTCTTGTCTGTGCAAGAGCGTCTGAGTTCCTTCCCCACTTCGGTAACGCTCGGAGACGCTGTCGAGGTCTTTTCTCGCGTTTCCGAATGGAGTTTTCGCCTGTTTTTCAACTCTGTAAAGATGTCTATCCTATCGATTTCATCCTCTGGTAGATACGTGTATCTCCCGAGCCGTCGCACCACCTCGCCCTCTGAATCTTTCAGTAGCGGATTCCGAAGAAGCAAATCGTTTTGCTCTCGTTCCCCTGCGTACTGCACGTCGCCCTGAATTTCCTGTCCGGAGGGTGTCTTAATCGAAGCAACGACTGGCGATTTCGCTTCCTGGTTGATGTAGTCCCACGTCTTTCGTCGCGTTCGAGATATCCCTTTGCGCTGGTGGACCCGTATATCATACAGGGTGCCAATGGCGTATCCCACCGGGATTGCGGCAAGGGTCAGCACTGATAGTACCACGAGCGACTCTTGTGGTGTGAGTTGAATTTCAGGGAGTAATATTATTTCCCGCTGGACTATCGATGTCAAGAAGACGTACAGCAGGTACCCAGCAAAGGCGAGCAGAGTGCTTCCAGTGAGACTGAACGCTTGCTTTTCGGCCTCCGTGAACGTATCCGGAACTCTCGCCTGCCATAGCAACACGTACGTCAA
Proteins encoded in this region:
- a CDS encoding universal stress protein, which gives rise to MSTILVPVDADEDRARGQAAFVAELPSADTDIKAVITHALTGEETDAPEEIRNVERISTVRLVRDYLEDSEVDVELAEGTQPPADGIVSLADEFDVDQIVMGSRKRSPTGKAVFGSVSQQVLLEADDPVTVVGAREE
- a CDS encoding DUF6338 family protein — its product is MLISLPDGVVLLAILLPGYVLTYVLLWQARVPDTFTEAEKQAFSLTGSTLLAFAGYLLYVFLTSIVQREIILLPEIQLTPQESLVVLSVLTLAAIPVGYAIGTLYDIRVHQRKGISRTRRKTWDYINQEAKSPVVASIKTPSGQEIQGDVQYAGEREQNDLLLRNPLLKDSEGEVVRRLGRYTYLPEDEIDRIDIFTELKNRRKLHSETREKTSTASPSVTEVGKELRRSCTDKTVLEVQLQNETSDDVYTEVVVEFIGEGHCILDEALAVVPIMRGDERRSVRFQYDGSPDTEIVDTDVRLSPISIAD